In one window of Vanrija pseudolonga chromosome 5, complete sequence DNA:
- the daf-19 gene encoding RFX-like transcription factor daf-19 — MADFGETPPMPSAPGDYQPGQVEATAGFLNAFESAGLPHGFSPAGSEHSFATGLDLSRPNTSGMPTGAGPPPLGDLPLGPHGPGQISPDGSHHPSHHHHHHHHGSGHSHSFSTASLPSLASSSTSFSLASQGDPIPPPGMYMPGLPPGDYSPGPMFHDGGKPFAYGPPPQMIPPGVPMPPGMGVPIGMGMPPHSLVNTMPPGLIGRSPVAPLMAVLPAQQMPVSGKMGHDRHRSASRSAPYHMSSRSNSLSVKSDMDEELMSIYSSASNTSGYGTSWSNSTSLIAGDMGQMTLEHRRSSSTPFEIPSNVHHSGRSRARSFSLGKISNSLDFLETELEVSGHAAERETAVRTDLSNKAEQVRSLSPCQHGKARAVWAKRWLKLCYTPVNGFTVPRQGLYHSYTMSCNDFGLRPINSASFGKVVRSTFQGIRTRRLGVRGNSKYHYVSLRPAISTEAHRLNAYGDSSGQLHIAPQDGDLIDDHGDQQEILTDDDTDEDDEDDLADLSEGMQYSVASVHPFVRARHLGAGGARAHSAPDDSGILRSARPAYLGPQDASTPTGVHAGTGTAGLGLSALDRPFPPFPAVPAGADPAVSQFYGRFVSQQELLSRCVIDSDFDAFEANYRSFWESLTSETLQLCSQQPLAGMIVEGMALSFDHFILSFVDKILQPLTSIAHSSLGLLAANLEKVTADALGGVSEDVSGPAVKLAGHTANLIARFLDLHQITTAITPILADGDQLAAMRGSWGMFDTEFIVRQCSLSFGKADAGILGPILNSFGNWLNDVGMDMAANPVDQLAFCVDTALARAESTTTGRRSILSLIPRTAYISSQVMRLLTLRSDPAFGWFQLIKTWIDDYVSIACLRRAAFSRSSPIVRGARTPSKPSSTSSSTLFSSTPLEATSSHHGHPNPNLAIDTASAHYQAVLPLDGNAITPRPAFTSSGATVPSAGQALTEATVNGSSFV; from the exons ATGGCGGACTTTGGAGAGACACCGCCCATGCCATCGGCCCCGGGTGATTACCAACCTGGCCAGGTGGAGGCTACCGCCGGCTTCTTGAACGCCTTTGAGTCGGCAGGCCTGCCACACGGCTTCTCcccagcaggcagcgagcacTCGTTTGCAACCGGCCTCGATCTCTCGCGTCCCAACACGAGCGGTATGCCTACAGGAGCTGGCCCGCCTCCTCTCGGTGACCTCCCTTTGGGCCCCCACGGCCCGGGCCAGATTAGTCCGGATGGCAGCCACCAtcccagccaccaccaccatcaccaccaccacggtaGTGGTCACAGCCACTCATTCTCCACTGCGTCCCTCCCATCGCTTGCTTCCTCTTCTACTTCGTTCTCTCTGGCCAGCCAGGGAGACCCGATCCCCCCACCCGGCATGTACATGCCAGGTTTGCCACCAGGAGACTACTCGCCTGGGCCAATGTTCCATGATGGCGGCAAGCCATTCGCCTACGGCCCTCCCCCGCAGATGATCCCTCCTGGCGTCCCCATGCCGCCTGGTATGGGTGTTCCGATCGGGATGGGTATGCCCCCACACTCGCTCGTCAACACCATGCCGCCTGGCCTCATCGGTCGCTCCCCTGTGGCACCACTTATGGCAGTCCTTCCG GCCCAGCAGATGCCCGTCTCAGGCAAGATGGGTCACGATCGCCACCGCAGcgcatcgcgctcggccCCCTACCACATGTCGTCACGCTCCAACTCGCTCTCTGTCAAGTCggacatggacgaggagctcatGTCCATCtacagctcggcgagcaacACGAGCGGCTATGGCACCTCGTGGTCCAACTCGACCAGCTTGATCGCGGGCGACATGGGTCAGATGACTTTGGAGCATCGACG ATCTTCTTCCACCCCCTTTGAGATCCCGTCGAACGTCCACCACTCTGGCAGATCGCGGGCCCGGTCATTCTCCTTGGGCAAGATTTCCAACAGCCTCGACTTTTTGgagaccgagctcgaggtcagCGGCCATGCTGCAGAGCGCGAGACTGCCGTTCGCACCGACCTCTCCAACAAGGCTGAGCAGGTCCGTTCTCTCAGCCCTTGTCAGCACGGAAAGGCCCGTGCCGTTTGGGCGAAGCGATG GCTCAAACTCTGTTACACGCCTGTCAACGGCTTTACCGTTCCTCGCCAGGGCCTGTATCACTCGTACACCATGTCCTGCAACGACTTTGGCCTGCGCCCTATCAACTCGGCTTCCTTTGGCAAGGTCGTCCGCTCAACGTTCCAGGGGATTAGGACGCGTCGCTTGGGCGTTCGCGGGAACAG CAAGTACCATTACGTGTCCCTACGCCCTGCAATCTCGACAGAAGCCCACCGGCTCAACGCCTACGGCGACTCGAGCGGCCAGCTCCACATCGCTCCTCAGGACGGTGACTTGATCGACGATCACGGTGATCAACAAGAAATACTCACCGACGATGAcaccgacgaggatgatgaggacgatTTGGCTGACTTGTCTGAGGG CATGCAGTACTCGGTTGCATCTGTGCACCCTTTTGTCCGCGCGAGGCACCTAGGCGCCGgtggcgctcgcgcacaCTCGGCGCCAGATGATTCGGGAATCCTCAGGTCGGCCAGGCCGGCCTACCTCGGGCCCCAGGACGCGTCCACGCCCACTGGCGTGCACGCGGGTACCGGGACagctggcctcggcctgtCAGCTCTCGACCGTCCTTTCCCTCCCTTTCCGGCAGTGCCAGCCGGTGCAGACCCCGCTGTATCGCAGTTCTATGGGCGCTTCGTATCTCAGCAAGAACTCCTTTCACGCTGCGTGATTGACTCGGATTTTGATGCCTTTGAGGCAAAC TACCGCAGCTTTTGGGAGTCTCTGACCTCTGAAACGCTCCAACTGTGCTCCCAGCAGCCACTGGCTGGCATGATTGTCGAGGGGATGGCTCTTTCATTCGAT CATTTTATTCTTTCTTTTGTGGACAAGATTCTTCAACCCCTCACCTCCATTGCCCATTCTTCGCTTGGTCTCCTCGCCGCAAACTTGGAGAAAGTGACCGCCGATGCTTTGGGTGGTGTTTCTGAGGACGTGTCGGGCCCGGCTGTCAAACTCGCTGGCCACACTGCAAACCTCATCGCTCGTTTCCTTGATCTTCACCAAATTACCACCGCAATCACACCTATTCTTGCGGACGGCGACCAGCTCGCTGCCATGCGTGGTTCGTGGGGCATGTTCGATACCGAGTTCATTGTTCGTCAATGCTCACTTTCTTTTGGCaaagccgacgccggcatCTTAGGTCCGATTCTCAACTCGTTTGGCAACTGGCTGAACGATGTTGGAATGGATATGGCCGCCAACCCCGTCGATCAGCTTGCATTCTGTGTTGACACTGCCCTCGCTCGGGCCGAATCGACGACCACTGGCAGGCGTTCGATTCTTTCCCTTATTCCCCGCACCGCATATATCAGCTCCCAAGTCATGCGTCTCTTA ACCCTCCGCTCTGACCCAGCGTTTGGCTGGTTCCAACTCATCAAAACATGGATTGACGACTATGTCTCCATCGCGTGTCTGCGGCGGGCCGCCTTTTCACGCTCCAGTCCCATTGTCCGCGGCGCACGGACGCCGTCgaagccgtcgtcgaccagctcgtcgaccctgTTTAGCTCTACACCGCTTGAAGCCACTTCGAGCCACCACGGACACCCAAACCCCAATCTTGCTATTGATACTGCCTCGGCGCACTATCAAGCCGTGCTTCCGCTGGACGGTAATGCGATCACTCCCAGACCGGCGTTTACGTCGTCTGGAGCGACTGTACCTTCTGCCGGCCAGGCCCTGACAGAGGCAACCGTGAACGGTTCCTCTTTCGTGTAA
- the THIO gene encoding Thioredoxin produces MVKAIESVEEFKALIAGPEPVVVDFWATWCGPCKLISPHFNKLEEKFPGVKFVKVDIEEQPEIAQEQGIKAMPTFKAFKDGEVIDQLTGAVPAKLTALVEKTAAVAA; encoded by the exons ATGGTCAAGGCTATCGAGTCCGTCGAGGAGTTCAAGGCGCTT ATCGCCGGCCCCGAGCCCGTCGTTGTCGACTTCTGGGCCACCTGGTGCGGCCCGTGCAAGCTCATCTCGCCCCACTTcaacaagctcgaggagaagtTCCCCGGCGTCAAGTTTGTCAAGGTCGACATTGAGGAGCAGcct GAGATTGCCCAGGAGCAGGGCATCAAGGCCATGCCTACTTTCAAGGCcttcaaggacggcgaggtcatTGACCAGCTTACCGGTGCCGTTCCGGCCAAGCTCACG GCTCTCGTCGAGAAGACCGCCGCTGTCGCGGCCTAA